One Longimicrobium sp. DNA segment encodes these proteins:
- a CDS encoding cation:proton antiporter regulatory subunit, which translates to MDVREHDLPGVGKKFAITTGDGDRMTVIIHNSGHREIYFFERGEDYPAYAVRMDDGEARKLGAILGGAYFQPVVAESMEMVFSQLSVEWLRVAAGSPLAGQSLASAAVRERTGASVIAILRDAKALPNPQPDERFAPGDTLVVVGDRAQVGRFSDLLRGPGASG; encoded by the coding sequence ATGGACGTCCGCGAGCACGACCTCCCCGGTGTGGGTAAGAAATTCGCGATCACCACCGGCGACGGGGACCGGATGACGGTGATCATCCACAACAGCGGGCACCGCGAGATCTACTTCTTCGAGCGAGGCGAGGATTACCCCGCCTACGCGGTGCGGATGGACGACGGGGAGGCGCGGAAGCTGGGGGCGATCCTCGGCGGCGCCTATTTCCAGCCCGTCGTCGCCGAGTCGATGGAGATGGTGTTCTCGCAGCTCTCGGTGGAGTGGCTGCGGGTCGCCGCCGGGTCGCCGCTGGCGGGGCAGAGCCTGGCCTCGGCCGCCGTGCGCGAGCGGACCGGCGCCAGCGTAATCGCCATCCTGCGCGACGCGAAGGCCCTTCCCAACCCGCAGCCCGACGAGCGTTTCGCCCCGGGCGACACCCTGGTGGTGGTGGGCGACCGCGCGCAGGTGGGGCGGTTCAGCGACCTGCTGCGCGGCCCCGGCGCCTCCGGGTAA
- a CDS encoding response regulator: MRATVLLVEDDVDSRAIYGTVLRHSGFLVMEADDGEAAVRSVRLHRPDIVVMDAGLPGMDGWDATAALKGDPETASVPIMLLTVHSQPADLERAEAAGCDAYVVKPMDPASLAETVRKMIAEMRGRSGAGTGDAGG; encoded by the coding sequence GTGCGCGCGACGGTGCTGCTGGTGGAGGACGACGTGGACAGCCGCGCCATCTACGGCACGGTGCTGCGCCATTCGGGGTTCCTGGTGATGGAGGCGGACGACGGCGAGGCGGCCGTGAGGTCGGTGCGCCTGCATCGCCCCGACATCGTGGTGATGGACGCCGGGCTCCCCGGGATGGACGGCTGGGACGCGACGGCCGCGCTCAAGGGCGACCCGGAGACGGCGTCGGTCCCCATCATGCTGCTCACCGTCCACAGCCAGCCCGCCGACCTCGAGCGCGCCGAGGCCGCAGGCTGTGACGCGTACGTGGTGAAGCCGATGGACCCCGCGAGCCTCGCGGAAACGGTGAGGAAGATGATCGCGGAGATGCGGGGGAGGTCCGGGGCGGGCACCGGGGACGCCGGGGGGTGA
- a CDS encoding ABC transporter permease encodes MDTLLQDIRYALRTLRRTPGLTLAAVLTIALGIGVNTAVFSLANAILLRPADAADPTRLVRVYSNTHSPLQREQLDYVSARSSTLTGLFGERYLEAALNTPQGNRKVNAELVGGSYFTTVGVGASLGRVFTRADDTVAAHGAVAVVSHRWWREAFGADPSLVGRTIRINGQPITVVGVAREGFAGAFAGFGPQIWLPMSQMGPLTGTQLRDYHGSLYVGGRLRDGATKGEARAELRVLAAQLTRLDPAQREPVRLSLDGSNGVNVELRNKFGVFAVALLAVTGLVLLIACSNVANLLLARGVARRREMGVRMAVGGARGRLVRQLLTESVILSLAGAVAALLATMMLTQFVMSRVPAEIPMAIRLSPDVRVLGFALGGALLAALIFGVAPAVRTASADVISAIKEGAVAPRGARLRNTLVAAQVSLCMVLLGSSALFIRSLGAAGSIDPGFDPAHILNQSVDLRLGSYDETTGPQFYRRLQASVRNLPGVQSVSLQQSLPLQGDSRETGFVLPGEPADGPSHPTHFNIVGADYFRTMGVPLVRGRDFADADRADSPPVTIVNETFVRRYLPAGDPVGRLVSTQGPSGPFMTVVGVARDGKYVSLGEDPLPMLYQPFAQSYDPEMTLHVRAAGDPATLARAVQREVAALDPALPVPAPKTMREQLRRALLPAQLGAAILGGLGALALVLAAVGIYGVVSFAAGQRTREIGIRTALGAPRVAVVKLVMGANLRVVALGLAVGTVLAIVVGKLASGMLYGVTAADPALLLGAPAVLMSVALLASWLPARRASRVDPVVALRAE; translated from the coding sequence ATGGACACGCTCCTCCAGGACATCCGCTACGCCCTGCGCACCCTGCGGCGCACCCCCGGCTTGACCCTGGCGGCGGTGCTGACGATCGCGCTGGGGATCGGGGTCAACACGGCGGTCTTCTCGCTGGCGAACGCAATCCTCCTGCGCCCCGCCGACGCGGCCGACCCCACGCGGCTGGTGCGCGTCTACAGCAACACGCACTCGCCCCTGCAGCGCGAGCAGCTCGACTACGTGAGCGCGCGCAGCAGCACCCTCACGGGGCTGTTCGGCGAGCGCTACCTGGAGGCGGCGCTCAACACGCCGCAGGGGAACCGAAAGGTAAACGCCGAGCTGGTGGGCGGCAGCTACTTCACCACGGTGGGGGTGGGCGCCTCCCTCGGCCGCGTTTTCACCCGGGCCGACGACACCGTGGCCGCCCACGGCGCGGTAGCGGTAGTCAGCCATCGCTGGTGGCGCGAGGCGTTCGGCGCGGACCCGTCGCTGGTGGGGCGCACCATTCGCATCAACGGGCAGCCGATCACGGTTGTGGGCGTGGCGCGCGAAGGGTTCGCGGGGGCGTTCGCCGGCTTCGGGCCGCAGATCTGGCTCCCGATGTCGCAGATGGGCCCGCTCACCGGCACCCAGCTCCGCGACTACCACGGCAGCCTCTACGTGGGCGGCCGCCTGCGCGACGGCGCCACCAAGGGCGAGGCGCGCGCGGAGCTGCGCGTGCTGGCGGCGCAGCTCACCCGGCTCGATCCCGCCCAGCGCGAGCCGGTGCGCCTGTCGCTGGACGGCTCCAACGGCGTCAACGTGGAGCTGCGCAACAAGTTCGGGGTCTTTGCCGTGGCGCTGCTGGCGGTCACCGGGCTGGTGCTGCTGATCGCGTGCAGCAACGTCGCAAACCTGCTGCTGGCGCGCGGCGTGGCGCGCCGGCGCGAGATGGGGGTGCGCATGGCGGTGGGCGGGGCGCGCGGGCGGCTCGTGCGGCAGCTCCTCACCGAGAGCGTGATCCTCTCGCTGGCGGGCGCGGTCGCCGCGCTGCTCGCCACCATGATGCTCACCCAGTTCGTGATGTCGCGCGTGCCGGCGGAGATCCCGATGGCGATCCGCCTGTCGCCGGACGTGCGGGTGCTCGGCTTCGCGCTGGGCGGCGCGCTTCTGGCGGCCCTCATCTTCGGGGTGGCGCCGGCGGTGCGCACCGCCTCGGCCGACGTGATCTCGGCGATCAAGGAGGGGGCGGTGGCGCCGCGCGGGGCACGGCTGCGCAACACGCTGGTAGCGGCGCAGGTGTCGCTCTGCATGGTGCTGCTCGGCTCGTCCGCGCTCTTCATCCGCTCGCTGGGGGCGGCGGGGAGCATCGATCCCGGCTTCGACCCCGCGCACATCCTCAACCAGAGCGTCGACCTGCGCCTGGGGAGCTACGACGAGACCACCGGCCCGCAGTTCTATCGCCGCCTGCAGGCCTCCGTCCGCAACCTTCCCGGGGTGCAGTCCGTCTCGCTGCAGCAGAGCCTCCCGCTGCAGGGCGACAGCCGCGAGACCGGCTTCGTCCTCCCCGGCGAGCCGGCGGACGGGCCGAGTCACCCCACGCACTTCAACATCGTCGGAGCGGACTACTTTCGGACGATGGGAGTGCCGCTGGTGCGCGGCCGCGACTTCGCCGATGCGGACCGCGCGGACTCGCCGCCCGTCACCATCGTCAACGAGACGTTCGTGCGGCGCTACCTTCCCGCGGGCGACCCGGTGGGCCGCCTGGTGAGCACCCAGGGGCCGAGCGGTCCCTTCATGACGGTCGTGGGCGTGGCGCGCGACGGGAAGTACGTGAGCCTGGGCGAGGACCCGCTTCCCATGCTCTACCAGCCGTTCGCGCAGAGCTACGACCCCGAGATGACGCTCCACGTGCGCGCCGCGGGCGATCCGGCCACGCTCGCCAGGGCGGTGCAGCGCGAGGTGGCGGCGCTGGACCCGGCGCTCCCCGTGCCGGCTCCAAAGACGATGCGCGAGCAGCTGCGGCGCGCCCTCCTTCCGGCGCAGCTCGGCGCGGCGATCCTGGGCGGGCTCGGGGCACTGGCGCTGGTGCTGGCGGCGGTGGGGATCTACGGTGTGGTGTCGTTCGCGGCGGGGCAGCGCACCCGCGAGATCGGCATCCGCACGGCGCTGGGGGCGCCGCGGGTGGCGGTGGTGAAGCTGGTGATGGGCGCCAACCTGCGCGTCGTGGCGCTGGGGCTGGCGGTGGGAACCGTGCTGGCGATCGTGGTGGGGAAGCTCGCCTCCGGCATGCTGTACGGCGTGACCGCGGCGGACCCCGCCCTCCTGCTGGGCGCGCCCGCGGTGCTGATGTCCGTCGCCCTCCTCGCCTCCTGGCTCCCCGCCCGCCGTGCATCGCGCGTGGACCCGGTGGTCGCCCTCCGCGCCGAGTGA